TCAGAGCAAAATATGAGTGAAGAAGGCATGTTCTTCTGCAGCTTATGTGAAGCAGAGGTATGACAAACTGATGTGCAGCATATATAAATTAAATTCCGTGTTTCTAAGCTTCAAGCTGTATTAGTCATGCACTCCAAGAGTATCGGCAATTTTGTAAATGTTACCTTTACATGTACATTTCATATGTTTGTGCTTAGTGTACCAAGTGCTTAATATTACAGTAATTTTATAACTGCCGTAACTAATTAGATTGTATTCACACATACATGATAGTGCGCAGTAGTTTCAACCAAATGTCCTATGATCCTAAACTATAAATGAATATCCAATTTCCACATGACGTTAATATATGTACATCCACCAAACTCATCATTTCAGTGGCTCCTATAGTTACGCAAGTGAGTTATCTACCTACTGCAAGTTATGTGTTAAAACCTGTCATACAGCCTGATGAAAGATAGATGTTCTAGTGCTGATGTGTTTTTTATTCGAGCAATATTTGGTAATCCCTTACATTTTGCTCTATTTCATGGGAAATGGCATGAATTATTCACCTTTTGGTGCGACATGTAATTCGAAACTGTATGTATTATGTAGGTATTGAAGAACAGTAAGCATTGTAGAGTGTGTGACAAATGTGTTGATGGCTTTGATCATCATTGCAGAGTAAGATACATTTTCACTGTTCTGTGCCCAGATATTGATAGCCCTGCTTCCTTTGAAGATGTAACATCCTTACATTCTTTTTGTCCACGATGTCTTTGTTCTATCGTAGTGGCTCAACAATTGCATTGGGAAAAGGAACTATAAAGGGTTCTTCATTCTAATGGCTTCTGCTGTTCTCCTGGTAAGGGTTGATTTCTCTATGTACTGATGTGAATGTGATCTGAAAAGACTATAATAAGTTAATAACAATAATAGCGAGCCTGCATAGTGAGTGATACTTGTGTAATTGCATTCACCTTCAATTGCGCTGAAATCATAATTTGATCAGCCATCATAACATATGTAACCATCTGGGCATTGCATGTAGTTAGCATGTTTTTCCATATCCTTTTTATTCTGGTCTATTATTGACAGGTCTCCATGGTTTGTACACCTTGGGCCAGCTTGTAGTGCAGTGGTTGTCAGGAGTCCTTGTGATAATTCTGTGCATTGTGAAGCGAGGAGAGTTCTCCAAACAGATTGACTCAAAGCTAGGGAGCAGCTTCTCAACTGTTGCATTTGTAGTTGTTGTGGTGAGTTGATAGAACTTTCCTGTCAATACATGTTTTTTCAACACCAAAAGTACAATAATTTGCAACATTTCATATGTTTTTTCACAAATGATTATTCTGAAGATGAAATGATTTTACTTTTGCAGGCTACTTGCACAATACTAGCAATGATTGCGACTGTACCACTTGCTCAACTTCTATGCTTCCATATTCTTCTTATCAAGAAGGCAAGTTACTTTTAGACTATCATCAAAGCTGTACATGTCAGTCCTTGAAAAGGGACTTTGGTACCAAATCTGTTTCCACAAAAACCATGTTTGGCCATCATTTTGTTAATGTTTTTAGTCCATTCTCCCTTCCATCTATCTCAAACGGTAACAATACTTAATACCTTTTGCTAATAGCATGGGCATAGATGCCAAATATTTGGGCATATTTTCTGCTAATAGACTGCAAAAACTACCTGCCCCTTTAACTGATTTCAACCAAGTCAGAAAATTATCTATATGTTGCCTGAAAAGTCATATAGCATTCACACCATTTCCTAAACCCATTTACTCTATTGCAGAGATATTTGCTTATGTCCATTTAAACTTCATGTCCTTTTCCCCTATAATTATAGTTAACCACTATCCCATTTCTTATATTTGTTTAGGGAATTAGCACGTATGACTACATCATAGCTTTGAGGGAGCAAGAGGAGGATCAGCAAGAAGAGGTTGCTGGGCACCAAAGTCCACAGATGTCTATTATTAGTTCTGTTACTGGCTTCAGCACGGCAAGTTCTTTTGGTCCACTTCATCGTGGTTCATGGTGTACTCCACCACGATTATTCCTTGAAGATCAGGTAAGTGGCCACCAATAGTTCATATCTCAAGAGCTATATATAAGACGACATAGATCCTGGATGTGAAAGTACAGCAACATATGATACAATCTATAGATCATCCATTGGGATCTTGCTTGTATCAATTTTCCAATGAAGCATGTGCTGTTGATTTATTCATAAGATGAATATGTCCAGTCATTTGTGATTACTGATCTCTGAAGCCAAATATTGCAATATGTAAGTGGCATTTTGATGTTTCAAGTACATGAATTTGCACCTGCTCTCGAGGTGTCAGCTTAGTGAACTATACTAAGTTCTGGTTTAAGATAAGTCAGTTTTAGTATGATTAAACTCAGTTTATGATTATCAACTTTTAGTATTTACCAAACTCAACAAGCCTAACTTTTGATGTACAAAAGATAATACAAACCTGAAAGACATTTCAGACATGCTGGTGCTTATTACTCTCTTTTCTTTCACAGTTTGATGTCATTCCTCCAGAGATTGGCATGTCACAGAACTCAGGAAGCAAGAAAATGAAGGTAGTGGaaggagcaagaagaagaaatggaacAGTAAAAATCAGTCCCTGGACACTGGCACGCCTTAATGCAGAGGAAGTGTCAAAGGCAGCTGCACAGGCAAAGAAGAAATCTAAGATTCTGAAACCAATTGCGAGACAAGACCCTCCGGTTGTCCATGAGAACAGGAGGGGGCGATTCCATTCTGAACTCTCTCTTGACCCCCTTGCAAGGCTATCTGCAAGCGGTACCGAAAGCAACTCCAGCGATGCCGCGATGGAAGCATCTGCCAGTCTAGCCCCATTACAGCTTGAAGCAAGGAGTGCTTTTCAACCAAGTACTGCAGCATCCTCCAGAATTGCTGCCTCATCACCTGAAAGTAGCTTTGGTTCACCTGATCTGCACCCCTTCCGCATTTCTACTTCCACAGCTGATGAGATGCAGGTCGTCATGCCACATCCAGCTCAGAATCACATTGAGTTTACAAGATCGACTAGTGATGGGTATGAAGCGTCGGGAGGCGAAGACTCTGACCGCATCCCTTCAAGAATCGTGCACAGATCGTCCAATTGGGCTAACTCAATTCTTCATTCCGGTCAGGCAGGCTTGGCGCCTGATCAGTGCATGCCATCGTCCGAAGGGTTTCTTAGTAACACCAGGTCAAGTTAGCTAGATATGCCTTGTTCCCAATCTCCAGCCGGAATCATATGAAGAACCTGGGTGGTGTTGGTTACTTGATCCTTAGTATCGCTGAATATGGCACATCAATGCTGGCAGAACATTTGTTAGTTTATGGTCTAGGATTAGATTTTGTTAGTGATTCATGCGTAGTTCATTTGATGTTAATGCATTCAATACTTCTAATGTGCTCACTGTTACTTACAGTCGCATTGTCTCCTGTATTGGCAAATGTGAAAGCGAGATTTCATACAAATTGCAGTCGTTTAGCTCTGTATTATGTTTGCCTAGTGGTCTGTGGCCCTTCATCTTTTCATGTTCACGCAGTGCCAGACTATAATAATGGCCTGAATAATTGATAATCTGCCTCATGCTGGCGGGATGTGATTTACCATGCTACTAACTCTGTTCCGTTTCAAATAACGTCATTTAAAACAGAGCAGAGGGAACCTCGCAAAGCAAACAAGATCGCTGATGAATCATACAAACACAAATGTCAAGTTCCTAAGCTAATACAAGAACTATCATTCTACCAAAGAACTACTCCGTACAAGAAAAAAAGTGATTGCGAATTGTGAATCACAAGGTTGTATACGAATTATGAATCAATGATGTTTCACAAATAATTTCAGTTCCATCGCGTCCCCTTTCTTCAAGCTATGAAGTGCACACAGAAAAACAGCGGCCACAAGTTCAAGAGGATGGAATATCTATTATCTGAGGATGGCATAAGTACACAAGAGACAAAGAGCATGTAGGTTCTATTTCAAGAGCATTCCTCTAAACCTACACCTTTTTCAACACAGTTTTGCTTATGAAGTTTCTTCAACCCATATCATGGGACAGTTTGCATCTTGGTCTTCGACAAAACCACCCGGTGGAGATTCATTAGTGTAATTTACAAAGAACAGTTCCATCAGTAAGTAAACAGGTAAAGGAGAAGACCACACTGGCATAACCATTTGCTATTGTCACCACGGAAGAAAGGAACTCCAGTTACTACATCGTTAAAAACATAGCACGAGAGGCTGCTACACTGGAACCCGTTTCCCTCTGTAGCGGTCAAGAAACTGCAAACAAGGAAACCGGACTAGTCAGAATATGAAACAGATCAAACCTCAGTCTCGGCAACAAAAGGAGAACGTTATGTGCTGTGAAGTCATTACCGATGTGACAAATGGTTGTTGAAAAATCCAGCCAAGAATAGGAATCCTTTGCAAGAAAACTGCAAGAGTTGGCCAGAACCCACTGCAATGGAATGCAACTTAGTGTACATGAAACATACAACAAACTTTTTATAACCACAACGGATGTCCTTATGAAAACATCAGTTTTGCAGACAATTATGAAGGCATTGTGACAACTTTTGGGTCTTTGTCTCAACATAAAATGGCAAGTTGGACAAGAGAGAAACAATGATAAAATATCCAACCTGAAGAGTACAACAAAGCCATATGCCTCCAAGAGCATGCCAAAGAAAGGCCACCCAATGAGAACCAGGAAAAAGCCAACACCAAAAGAGATGGTGCCCTGTTCATTACATCAGTAAATTATACTGTATAATATAAATGTTGAAGGGCAATAGCTATAGCAAATTTAGTAGATGCAAACCTTGTAATTTTTAGGCTTGGTGAAGAACTGCATAGTTGATTTCAGACCTATTGTCAAACCCAAACCTGACAGGAAGAGAATCTGAAAGAGAACATGCGAAAGAGTAAACCAGATGTCCACTCAGTCAACCTCTTGAAAAATTAAAGGAAATTTTGAGAAGAGGAAACTTACATTGCCCATTGCAATAAGCCccttgtcaaaaaagaaaacgattccaaggaaggagaagaatatTCCGAAGCCTGTCAGGCCAAGCCCAATCTCTGTTGAAGATAAAATACAAGTGTCACTTAGTGATAGCAATAAATTCTTGCTTACACTGCATAGTTCATGTGTCCCTTAAATTACTTGCATAATGTCACTAAAGCAATGAATATTCTTGCACCATCAGTTGACCAAAGACATGAAGACATTCTAGTTACTGCACTTCAGTGACCACTGCCCCAAAGCTTCAATGCTTGCGTATTTTTTTCTAAGGGAGGTATATTGAACTCGATGATTCTATTGAGATTCAGCAGAAAATGACGCCGAATCAGCCAAAACAAAACTGATACTCAGCTGAGATAAAAAGTAGAACAGCTGATCATTTGCTATTATTGAACAAGCACAGTAGTATCGCTAGTAACCAAATAGAGTCTGGCACGGACCATGGAGTGATATCATGTATAGTGCTAGTTTTAAAAACCCTTTGTAGTGCTAGTTTTTTAGACTCTTACTACACAATCGAAGTATCGTTACCCCAAATCTTAATAATCTGCACTAATTTTTAACTAGCAAATTCATGTTGACTACAAGACTCATCCAACTGGTATCGTTTGGTCCTAGAGTTGTAACTAGCTATAAGGTACTAAACTAATAGGGTAGAATCAGGGTACCACAGATGTATGCACTCAATTGGGAAAATGATACGTGGTAAACCTTTGATGTATCCCAATAAAATACTCATTGGGTGGCATGGCATACAGGGCCCATTTGGACACTTCCTCTATGAGAGTATAACAAATTAGATTCCTGGAACAGCATCAAAATATGTACAAACATGCATGTTGAATAAGCCAGCCTTATAGAAGAAATTGAATGACTAAGACCAATTTCTTCATATTTGTACCATTTCGCGGCATAATTGCAATTTGATAAGGCATGAATCAGAAGCGGAAACAAATGAGAAAGAATAAATAAGTTCAACTTCTAGTGTCTAGCACGAGTTATTATGGTTCCAACAGaaacagaagaaacaaaaatttgaagACACGTTCACAAATAATGGTGTGAGGTACATACTCTTGAGGTCATTCATCTCAAAGGATACCATCCTGTCAAGCAATAGTGATGGAACTTGTGAAGAAGAGCACGGAATCCTGCAACCGAAAGAGAGTAAAAAAATTAGACAGCACTTTGTGCAGAAGAGCTCCAGAAGAGCACCAAACCCTAACACCAATCGCCATGTTCCCTTCCAGGCAGCAGTATGTTTCAAATCTAGGGACATGCGTGGCAACTTAGCAAGAGCAACTCCAAGAGATGCCCGGAACGGACTTTATTTGAGGAAAATGCTCAAGAAAAACTCCAACAGGTTCCCCATCGTAACCCCCATTCAGCCGCGCCCCCTTCCCCGACCCCTGCGCGCAAGATCGGGATTCCCCATCCATCAACGAACTGATCGGAGCATTCGCTCCCGCCAACGTACCTCTTCCCTTCCCCGTCACCCTCCTGCGCAGCCTGCCTCCTGCCGACGCCCAGaacaatcccgccgccgccaacaccAGTTGCTCGATCCGCCCGGGGGGAGCTGTCGGAAGAGGGTGGGGCTCGATCCGGACGTTTGGGGGAGGCGTCGGAGGAGGTTGCTGGAGGTTAAGTGGCCGTGCACTCCTCTCCGCCGGGGGTGgggagcaggcggcggtgtGGGAGAGGTGGGCGTGGGCTTGCAGGCGGAGGCGACGGCTGAGGTTGGCGTGGGCGCTGGAATGCTGGATCGGGAATTCGGGAGCAAGAGGTTGGGGAAAAAATCCTTCAAGACCAGGTAATTTCCTTTGGCAAGTTAGACCTCTCTTATCACCCGCCACGTGTCTACGCGAATCTCAAAGCACCCTTCTTCTCCCGAGCTTCCcactcccaagtcccaacgtTGTATCAGTGTTTTTCTTTGTCAATGCTTCAGCAGGGCCTACCTATTCCGTTGCACCCTTGTTGGGAGCTCAATCTGTCTGGGGAATCGCCTGACAGATTTGAATTTGTTATCTTTCTCGATGCTGCAGCAGGGCATATCACTCTGTAGATTGGATGTTCTGCAGTGTTTGTATCACATCAAGAACGGGCCAGATCATGGCAGAAACACTACATTACCTACCGGGATTTCACATCTCTCGTTCGGGGAAGAACGAACAATCCAGAATCCCTTTTCTGGTAACACGGTGCCTAGCCTGCACAATCCTCGGACTTACCTACCGGGATTTCTGATTATCAAGAACTGGGGCGGAGGTAGCAACAAAGCAATGCCGAAGCAGGTGAcgttttcatttttcttttggaaccGAAAGCAAGTGATGATATAGCCACTTAGCCAGCTCCAGCGCAAGTAACTAAGTTCTGGGCACGTGATGCAGGCATACTACTGCGTTTAGTTTAGAAGAGGGTGCAAACTGTAGCCACCAGAAACCTTTGTATGGTACAACAAACACCACTCATGCGATCAAACTCAAATTAGACCAAACAACCAGCAAGCATCGAATTCAGGGAAACGTTTATTCAACTGGGTGAACAAAGAGACCACATAGTTATAAGATCATTCAAATGCTGCCGTTTTATGAATAACATAAGATCATTCACTCGTCAGCTAGTACAAAAAATAAGAGTGTAATTGGGTCAATTCCTGTCAGTTAGGTGTCTAAGAACAGAAAAAACCAACAGTTTTAAGAGAAGTTCAATTTTGTATCATAGAGATCAGAGGCCTATTCTGATCTGGAACATGCCGTGGGTGTGGGGAATCAGCAACCAATCATGGAAGGGGCGGTGTCTTCATCTTGAGACTGATTAAACCATAGTAGTCCATGCAGAGCAAAACAACAACGGTTGATGTGAGCCAGCCTGGTTGGGGACAAGACCATCACCATCCAAGGATCGCCATTATTTGGTGCAACTGATCTTTAAGGAATGCTAGCAGAAAGCAAATGATGAACTAAGCAATTTTAGTCATTCTGAAAGATTATAATATTTCCCAGTTGAAAGACAGAGCAGTAGACTCCAGATTTAGTGGGAGCAAAAATGAGAAGCGTACCAGGGATTAACTAGCAAAAGCAAAATATGATGATTCCTTGCTATTGAGATAAGCACCAGAGGACAGCTAGCAAACGTACCTTCAGCACAGCACATCGAGAtagtactgcttagtattatTATTATCCATACAAAATGATTCCGACTGTGTATTCTTCAGTGGTTAAATGACTTCCTATCCATGCATATTCTGACTGGACTATGATCAGAGATCATAGTGGTATTGAAACAGAAAGGCAAATGGCTGGTAATCTGGTTATATTGCCTATCACCTTAAAGTCTCAAAATAGAGAAAGTGATATGTGTTGATATGAAGTCTTACATTTCAGTCAAAATTTGATGATTATCACAAAAACAATATAAAGATATTCCTTGCATACAGATACAAATATCACACAAAATTCAAGACATGCTAAACAGAAACAGA
This is a stretch of genomic DNA from Brachypodium distachyon strain Bd21 chromosome 1, Brachypodium_distachyon_v3.0, whole genome shotgun sequence. It encodes these proteins:
- the LOC100844012 gene encoding probable protein S-acyltransferase 22, with translation MRKHGWQLPYHPLQVVAIAVFAALGFAFYVFFLPFVGSKTAQNVAMGLYTPLITCVVMLYIWCAATNPGDPGISKPSKHLKLDKDGQQSQINSDHGLSQGGRSLSEGFNAVDNSEKLSSMLERKDSPSWPKCSELLCLVCLPFSCLCKRCLHPEDRLSEQNMSEEGMFFCSLCEAEVLKNSKHCRVCDKCVDGFDHHCRWLNNCIGKRNYKGFFILMASAVLLLVVQWLSGVLVIILCIVKRGEFSKQIDSKLGSSFSTVAFVVVVATCTILAMIATVPLAQLLCFHILLIKKGISTYDYIIALREQEEDQQEEVAGHQSPQMSIISSVTGFSTASSFGPLHRGSWCTPPRLFLEDQFDVIPPEIGMSQNSGSKKMKVVEGARRRNGTVKISPWTLARLNAEEVSKAAAQAKKKSKILKPIARQDPPVVHENRRGRFHSELSLDPLARLSASGTESNSSDAAMEASASLAPLQLEARSAFQPSTAASSRIAASSPESSFGSPDLHPFRISTSTADEMQVVMPHPAQNHIEFTRSTSDGYEASGGEDSDRIPSRIVHRSSNWANSILHSGQAGLAPDQCMPSSEGFLSNTRSS
- the LOC100844310 gene encoding vesicle transport protein GOT1 yields the protein MVSFEMNDLKKIGLGLTGFGIFFSFLGIVFFFDKGLIAMGNILFLSGLGLTIGLKSTMQFFTKPKNYKGTISFGVGFFLVLIGWPFFGMLLEAYGFVVLFSGFWPTLAVFLQRIPILGWIFQQPFVTSFLDRYRGKRVPV